The Papaver somniferum cultivar HN1 chromosome 3, ASM357369v1, whole genome shotgun sequence genome includes a region encoding these proteins:
- the LOC113355924 gene encoding uncharacterized protein LOC113355924: MICSRLQTSFLLFLTILLIICVSHGVSQSSNHQEMVMGREMLESVGTNESFMENSTLFLAAKRTYRRDPTDGFKRYRGGWNISDNHYWASVGFTAVPLFIIAAIWFVIFGLSLCLICTCYCCCPKEPYGYSRVAYALSLGFLIFFTITAIIGCVVLYTGQGEFHGSTIDTFEFVLKQGNYTVDSLRNVSGYLDSAQNITVDKVFLASDMQTKIDNIQTRMNSSANALATRMDANKHKIQKTLDTVRLILIIVAAVMLFLAFLGFVFSIFGMKFIVSILVVIGWVLVAGTFVLCGVFLLLHNVVGDTCVAMDEWVQHPTAHTALDDILPCVDNATAAETLLRTKEATHKLVGVVNQVITTISNINFPPNFAPLYYNQSGPLIPVLCAPFNADLTDRQCSPGEVDFNNATQVWQSYVCQISATGICATVGRITPDFYTQMNAAVNVSYGLYTYGPFLVNLEDCSFVRDTFSTIGKDYCPGLRRYSKWIYIGLVLVSSAVMLSLIFWVIYARERRHRVYTKQFLVR, from the exons ATGATATGCTCTAGATTACAGACGAGTTTCCTTCTATTTCTCACCATTCTCCTCATAATATGTGTCTCTCATGGAGTTTCCCAGTCTTCCAATCATCAGG AGATGGTTATGGGTAGAGAAATGCTAGAGAGTGTGGGAACAAATGAATCATTTATGGAGAATTCAACCCTTTTCTTAGCTGCAAAAAGAACATACAGGAGAGATCCTACTGATGGTTTCAAGAGATACAGAGGTGGTTGGAATATCAGTGATAACCATTATTGGGCT TCTGTAGGTTTTACGGCTGTTCCATTGTTTATTATTGCGGCTATCTGGTTTGTTATCTTTGGATTGTCTTTATGTCTCATCTGTACCTGTTATTGCTGTTGTCCGAAAGAACCATACGGCTATTCTAGAGTAGCTTATGCTCTCTCACTTGGTTTTCTGATATTCTTCACCATTACGGCAAT CATTGGATGTGTGGTTTTGTATACTGGTCAAGGGGAATTTCATGGAAGTACGATAGATACATTTGAATTTGTTTTGAAGCAGGGGAATTATACAGTAGACAGCCTTAGAAACGTTTCTGGTTATCTTGATTCAGCTCAGAATATCACGGTTGACAAGGTCTTCTTAGCTTCTGATATGCAGACTAAGATTGATAATATCCAAACCAGGATGAACTCTTCTGCTAATGCTCTTGCAACTCGTATGGATGCTAATAAGCATAAGATACAAAAAACTCTAGACACTGT GAGACTCATTCTTATCATAGTGGCCGCTGTAATGCTCTTCTTGGCATTTCTTGGATTTG TATTCTCTATTTTTGGGATGAAATTTATCGTATCCAT CTTGGTTGTCATTGGATGGGTTCTTGTCGCTGGCACATTTGTCCTCTGTGgagtgtttcttcttcttcacaa TGTTGTTGGAGACACATGTGTAGCAATGGATGAGTGGGTTCAACACCCGACTGCTCATACTGCTCTTGATGATATCTTGCCGTGTGTGGATAATGCTACTGCAGCGGAAACCTTGTTACGAACCAAAGAAGCTACACACAAATTGGTTGGTGTGGTGAATCAagtcatcaccaccatctctaacATCAATTTCCCACCAAACTTTGCTCCTCTATACTACAATCAATCTGGTCCATTGATTCCCGTTCTCTGTGCTCCCTTCAATGCTGATTTGACTGATCGACAATGCTCGCCTGGTGAAGTAGATTTTAACAATGCAACACAG GTTTGGCAGAGTTATGTGTGCCAGATTTCAGCAACAGGAATTTGTGCAACAGTTGGCCGTATAACCCCTGACTTCTACACCCAGATGAATGCAGCAGTTAATGTAAGTTACGGGCTTTATACTTATGGTCCATTCCTAGTTAACCTTGAAGATTGCTCGTTTGTGAGGGACACATTCTCAACAATCGGCAAGGATTATTGTCCGGGTTTACGACGATATAGTAAATGGATCTACATTGGGTTGGTTTTGGTTTCATCTGCAGTGATGCTTTCACTGATTTTCTGGGTAATCTATGCTAGAGAACGACGTCATCGTGTTtataccaaacaatttttagttcgATAG